The Gemmatimonadota bacterium DNA window CGACGTGCCGAACGTGCACTTCCTCGGCCGGATCGCCCACGAGCGCGTGGCGAGCTACTACCGGGACGCGATCGCGACCGTGGTCCCCTCGATGGGATTCGAGGCGTTCGCGCGAGTGCTGATCGAATCGATGCAGGCTGGGGTGCCGTTCGTGGCGCGCCGCATCGGCCCGGCAGTCGAGGTGGCCGCCGCCTCCGGCGCAGGCGAGCTCTTCGGCTCGTCGGACGAGCTGCTGGTCATCCTGCGCCGCCTGGCCGAGGACCGCGGCTATCGTGATGGGCTCGCGTCGCGCGCCCGGTCGGCCGTGTCCCTCCACTGGTCGGAGGCCGTCGTGGTGGAGCGATTTCTGGCGCTGATCCGTGGCGTGCGCGGAGAGGAGGAGGTGAGCGCCCCCGCTGGGATCAACTCGGAGGCGTGAGTTCCTCGCCCGGATTGGTGAAGCGATTCTGCTCGCGCCGGTACTGTCGCTGATAGAGCGAGTGATATCGGCCGCCCAGCGCCAGCAGCTCCTCGTGCGTGCCCGACTCAACGATCGCTCCCGCCTCCAGCACCAGGATCCGATCGGCGCTCGTGATGGTGGAGAGCCGATGCGCGATCACGAAGGAAGTGCGCCCGCGGCGCAACGCCTCCAGCCCTTCCTGCACCATCGCCTCGCTCTCGCTATCCAGGCTGGAGGTCGCCTCGTCGAGCAGCAGGATCGCGGGGTCGGCCAGGATCGCCCGGGCGATTGCCACGCGCTGGCGCTGGCCACCGGAGAGCTTCACGCCGCGTTCGCCGACGATCGTGTCGTACCCCCCGGGGAACTGCGCGATGAATTCGTCGCAGTGCGCAATGCGACCGACCGCGCGGACCTGCTCCAGCGACGCCTCGGGACGCGAGAAGCGGATGTTCTCGAGGATGGTCCCGTCGAAGAGGAAGTTGTCCTGCAGCACCATCCCCAGCCGGCCTCGAAACGCGCGGAGTTGCAGCGTGGCGAGGTCCAGCCCGTCGATGCGGATGGTCCCGCTGGTCGGCCGATTGAAGGCGGTGAGCAGCGACAGGAGGGTGCTCTTGCCGGAGCCGGATGCCCCGACCAGGGCGGTGGTCGTGCCGGCTGGCGCCGTGAAGGAGACCTGCCGCAGGACGGGAACACCCGGGACGTACTCGAAGCTGACCTGCTCGAATTGCACCTCGCCGCGGAGCGGTGGCACGGCGACGCGTCCGGCGTCCTCCTGATCCTCGGTGGGGAGGTCGAGCAGTTCGCGGATCCGATCGAGGCCTGCAAATGCCTCGGCCACCTGGGTGCCCACCTGCGCGATCTGGATCAGCGGGGCCGCGACCAGTCCCGCAAAGAGGACGTACATGCCGAGGTCGCCCAATGTGAGCGTGCCGGCCCGAAGCGCGTTGCCGCCCAGCAGGATCATGATCACCGCGATCGCGCCGATCACCACCGTGGTCAGCGCACTGATCAGCGACCACCCCGTGATCGAGATGGCGCTGCTCCGGAGGATGCGGTGGATGCCGCGCGTAAAGACGAGATCCTCACGCCGCTCGGCGACGTAGGACTTGACGATGCGGATCCCGCCGAGCGTCTCGGCCAGCCGGCCGGTGACTTCGGCGCTCTGCCGATTGCGTTCGCGGAAGACCGGCCGCAGCCTGGAGAAGGCGACGGCCAGCGTGGCCCCGAAGATCGCCAGCACCACCATGACCACGGCGGTGATCTGCCAGCTGATATGGAGCAGCACCGCCAGGGCGGCGGTGGCGGTGAAGAGGCCGCCGAGGAGCTCGGTGAAGCCGGTGCCGACCAGATTGCGGAGTCCATCGGCGTCCGACATGATGCGCGACACCAGCACCCCGACCTGCGTCGCATCGAACTGGCGCACCGGCAGGCGCAACACGTGCGCCTCGACCCGTCGGCGCATGTTGGCGACGGCACGTTGGGCGGCGATGCCGAGCACCTGCGACAACGCGAAGCCGGTGCTCGCCTGAATGAGCGTGGCCAGCGCCACGACGCCGGCAAGCGGGAGGAGCAGGTCGTACTGTCCGGCGACGATCACATGGTCGATCAGGTACTTCGACGACGCCGGCAGGACCAACCCGGCACCCCGACTGACCAGCATGAGGAGCACGCCCGCGCCGAGCCGGGCGCGATGCTGCCGCAACAAGTCGCGGGATTCCCGCCACGCGGTCTGCAGGGAGGCGCGCTGGTGGAGCGTGTCCTCCGCGTTGGCCGGCACGAACTTGCCCTGGCCTTCGCCGCGCTGTGACGGCCTTATGCGCACGATGTCCCCGTCACGCGTCCGGGGTGGTTACCACGACGACTTCACGCCGACGGTGATCCACCGCGGCATCGCGACCTCCACGTAGCCGTTGGTGCTGCGGGTCACCTCGTACCTGGTGTCGAAGAGGTTCTCCACCTTGACGTAGGCCGTCGCCTGGGGAACAATCTGGCGAGAGACGCGAACGCCGGTGACGAAGAAGCGCTTGAGCGGCGTGGTGTTGAGGTCGTCGTCCTGGCGCGCCCCCACGTAACGCTGCTCCACGGTGATCGTCGCCAGCCGCGGTTGGTCGAAGGTGACGGTCGCGCTGGCCATGTGCTTGGCCGCACCACGGGCGAGCTTGCCATCGATCTCGTCGCCGGGCGCGTCGACGCGCGTCGGGTTGAAGGTGTAGCTCCCCCAGACGCTCCAGTGCGCCGCTGGATGCAGCTCCAGTTCCGACTCGAGGCCGAGGGTGCGGAGACCGGCGACGTTGCGGCGCTGCCGGCAGGCCTGGTTGCGCGGCACGGGACCACATTCCGTGAAGATCTGCCCGTTGGCCGTCGAGGTGCCGATGGTGTAGTCGAGGATCGCATCCTCGACCTTGTTCAGGAAGGTGTTGAGGCGCAGCACCGTGGACCGCGACGGGAGGAAGTCGACGCCAAGCTCCACGCCGCGCAACGTCTCCGGGCGGAGTGACGGATTCGCCGCGATGACCGCCCCGCGGGTCGAGTAGTTCGTCTGGTAGAGTTCGAACAGGGTCGGAGCCCGGAGCGCCGTGTACGTCCCGGCACGCCACGTCATCCGCGGTGAGCTCTCGAAGCGCACGCCCACGCTGTAGTTGAGGCGGGTCCGGGCCGCGGTGGCGTATGCGGTATCGATCACGACCGTTCCCGCCGGGAGCGTGGTGTCCAGGCGATAGCCGTCGACGTTTCGCATCCGATCGCCACGCACGGCGACCTGCACCTGCCATCGATCGGTCAGCCGCAGGTTGTCCTGCAGGAAGAGGCCGCCCAACTGCTGCCGTCCCCCGTTGCCGCGGTTGAGCGTCCAGCTCCCATTCGTGAAGTTGCCGAGTTCGTCAATCGTTCCGTCCGCGTTGGAGACGTCGAGGCCGGCCGCCACCTGATGCCGACGGCCCACGAGCTGCGACCATTGCAGCGAGGCGGCAGTCACCGTGGCCGACTGCGTCTGATCGCGGTTGGGCGTCTCGGTGTTGCGATCGTTGGAGACGATGCCGCTGTGATTGAGATAATTGGTGTGCGTCCGATAGCTGCGCAACGACCAGACCCCTCCCGCCGCGGTCAGCCAGCGCAGCCCCGCGCGGAATTCAGACGCGCTCGACGTGTTGCCGCCACCGGGAGTCGGACCACGGGAGTCGAGGTCGAAGTAGCTCCCGCTGGCCGTGGCCTGGAGCGACGACGAGAGGTCGTACGCCAACTGGCCGGTGACCACCTTGCCGTCTTGTCGCCCGAGGGGACGTCCACCGTGCCGCGCAGGTCGGGGCGGGTGACGAAGTAGCCGTCCGTGCCAGCCCAATCGGTCGTGATGGAGGCACGCAACCGTGACGCCACCACATTGCCGGTCAACGTGCCGCGATAGCTGCCGCCCGTGCCTCCCTCCGCCTGCGCCTGCAGCCCGGAGCCGCCGGCATCCGCGTCAGGATGTTGACGACTCCCCCGAGCGACCGACTGCCCCAGATCATCGATCCGCCGCCGCGGATCACCTCGATCCGATCAACCAGGGCCAGGGGAATCCGATTCCATTGCATGTAGCCGTTGAACCCATCGTTGAGCGGCACGCCGTCGACCAGGATCAGCGTCCGCCCACCCGAACTGCCGGAGAGCCCGCGGAACGACGCCACGCGTCGACCAGGGCTGCTGGCCGAGGCACTCTGGTGATCGCGCATGGTGAAGCCGGGGATGCGCCACAACAGGCTCGGCACCGTCGAGGCGCTGGTCGTCGCCAGATCCTGCCGCGTGATCGCCGTGACGTGGACGGGGCTCTGGCCGACCAATTCGCTGACCCGCGAGGCGGTGGTGACAATCTCGCCGAGCTTGGTGATCGGACGCTTGAGCGCACTGTCCGGCTTGGCTTGCGCCGCGAGGAGGCCGGGCAGCAGCGCTATCGGCATCAGCAGCGTGCCGTGGGGAAGCGGCGTGGCCGTGGCGTGGGGGTCATTGCGGGGTCCTTGGTGAAGTGCGGAGCAGGATCGTGTCGGTGGCGGCCACCAGCGTGGAGTCCCAGAACTGCGCCGGCGTCGCGGGAGTCGCAGCGAGCTTCTGTCCGACCAGCCACTGCTGGTAGGCCATGACGCCGTCAAGGTTCATCCGTCCGTCGGCACGGAAGGTCGGCCAGCAGGCATTCGCGAGCGACGTGGAATCCAGCCCGGTTGCACGCTGCAGCGCGGCGAGGTTCGCCGCCGTCTTGCCTTCGCTGAAGGTGGCCACACCCCGGCGGTACGCCGCAAGAAAGCGGATGCCGACACCGCGATCCCGGGTGAGCAGCCGTTCGCCGACAAGGAGTCCACCGATTTCCACGTTCGGCGTGGCGTCCTGCGAGCGCAACCAGAAGGTCCCGCTGCGGGTCGCCCGACTCAAAAACGGCTCGGCCAGGATGGCGGCGTCGAAGGTCCCCTTCGTCAACGCCTGTTCGGCGAGCTCGGCCTGCAGCCGGACCAGTTCGAAGGAGGCAAGCTGCAGTCCCTGCGACTCGAGGTCGCGGCTCATCAAGTACCGGAACATCCCATCGCTGGAGACGCGGAGCTTGTGCATGTGGCGCGGCGCGTCGGCCGGCGACAGTCCCGGGCGGAGCACCACGCCAACGTAGGGACACGCCGTCGGCGTCAGGGACACCGTCGACGTGATGAACTTCATGGCGCCGCCGCGCACCATCGCCCCGAAGTAGCCGGCCTGGAAGAGTTCCACCGCCGCGTCGAGCTTGTTGGTGAGCAGCGCCACGAGCACGTCCTCGTGCTGGCGCACCGGCACGAACTCGATGGCCACGCCAGCCTCGCGGAAGTAGCCCGCCTCGGCGGCGAGTGACATGGCGGCCTGGCTGAGTCCCGTGGCATTGGCGACCCGCACGGTGTCGAGGTGCGGCGTGGCGGCAGTCCGGGTGTCACTGCCGCAGCCACTGAGAATGGTGGCGAACCAGAAGAGCGCAAGGCCATGACGAATGCGGATCATGTCACGACCCCACGGGTGGCTGCCGGCGGGGCACTGGCAGCGCGGCTGGAGTGGAGCGGCATCACCTTGCCGCGGGCGGTCACATACGGGGCCTCGCGCCGCACCCGCAACGTACCAGCCTGCGTCCAGGCGTTGGACGCCGAGGCGCCGCCGGCATCGATCCGGCGCAGCGCGTCGAGCACCAGGTGCACGGCCGCGGCCTCGTCGACATCGGGAAGATGCGGGGCGATCCGCAGGACCACCTGCGTGAAGCCGCGCTCGTCCTCCAGCTCCTCGAGTTGATAGTCCAGCGGCGAACCCCCGAAGCGAGCCGGCAGGACCTCGTCGATCACCTGCTCGACATCGCTGCCCACCAGGGTGATCCCTTCGCCGGTCAGTTTCTTGAAGCTGCGGATCCCGCGCAGGTGCGTCGCATACCCCAACCGCTCCCACGGGCACCCGCAGGGGCGCTGGTCGATCACACCGTAGTCGTCCGACTCCACGTTGATCAACACCTTGCCGGCCGTCGGGAGGAGGGTGGTGTAGCAGAAGGCGGCGACTTCGACGGCGAACCCCGGGACCGTGCGCGAAGACTGAATCACGGCCAGATGATCCTGGAAGAAATGCTGGTCATTGGGGTCGTCGGAATGCAGACACGCCGATCCGACCGACCCCACTTCCGAGAACGAGTAGTTCGCGATGAACCGCGCACCGCTCCGCCGCACCATGGCGACCTTGGCCGGGGTCGGCGGCTCGCCGCCGCCTGCC harbors:
- a CDS encoding TonB-dependent receptor; the protein is MPIALLPGLLAAQAKPDSALKRPITKLGEIVTTASRVSELVGQSPVHVTAITRQDLATTSASTVPSLLWRIPGFTMRDHQSASASSPGRRVASFRGLSGSSGGRTLILVDGVPLNDGFNGYMQWNRIPLALVDRIEVIRGGGSMIWGSRSLGGVVNILTRMPAAPGCRRRRREARAAAIAAR
- a CDS encoding ABC transporter substrate-binding protein, whose protein sequence is MIRIRHGLALFWFATILSGCGSDTRTAATPHLDTVRVANATGLSQAAMSLAAEAGYFREAGVAIEFVPVRQHEDVLVALLTNKLDAAVELFQAGYFGAMVRGGAMKFITSTVSLTPTACPYVGVVLRPGLSPADAPRHMHKLRVSSDGMFRYLMSRDLESQGLQLASFELVRLQAELAEQALTKGTFDAAILAEPFLSRATRSGTFWLRSQDATPNVEIGGLLVGERLLTRDRGVGIRFLAAYRRGVATFSEGKTAANLAALQRATGLDSTSLANACWPTFRADGRMNLDGVMAYQQWLVGQKLAATPATPAQFWDSTLVAATDTILLRTSPRTPQ
- a CDS encoding ABC transporter ATP-binding protein, with amino-acid sequence MLVSRGAGLVLPASSKYLIDHVIVAGQYDLLLPLAGVVALATLIQASTGFALSQVLGIAAQRAVANMRRRVEAHVLRLPVRQFDATQVGVLVSRIMSDADGLRNLVGTGFTELLGGLFTATAALAVLLHISWQITAVVMVVLAIFGATLAVAFSRLRPVFRERNRQSAEVTGRLAETLGGIRIVKSYVAERREDLVFTRGIHRILRSSAISITGWSLISALTTVVIGAIAVIMILLGGNALRAGTLTLGDLGMYVLFAGLVAAPLIQIAQVGTQVAEAFAGLDRIRELLDLPTEDQEDAGRVAVPPLRGEVQFEQVSFEYVPGVPVLRQVSFTAPAGTTTALVGASGSGKSTLLSLLTAFNRPTSGTIRIDGLDLATLQLRAFRGRLGMVLQDNFLFDGTILENIRFSRPEASLEQVRAVGRIAHCDEFIAQFPGGYDTIVGERGVKLSGGQRQRVAIARAILADPAILLLDEATSSLDSESEAMVQEGLEALRRGRTSFVIAHRLSTITSADRILVLEAGAIVESGTHEELLALGGRYHSLYQRQYRREQNRFTNPGEELTPPS
- a CDS encoding TonB-dependent receptor, with the translated sequence MVTGQLAYDLSSSLQATASGSYFDLDSRGPTPGGGNTSSASEFRAGLRWLTAAGGVWSLRSYRTHTNYLNHSGIVSNDRNTETPNRDQTQSATVTAASLQWSQLVGRRHQVAAGLDVSNADGTIDELGNFTNGSWTLNRGNGGRQQLGGLFLQDNLRLTDRWQVQVAVRGDRMRNVDGYRLDTTLPAGTVVIDTAYATAARTRLNYSVGVRFESSPRMTWRAGTYTALRAPTLFELYQTNYSTRGAVIAANPSLRPETLRGVELGVDFLPSRSTVLRLNTFLNKVEDAILDYTIGTSTANGQIFTECGPVPRNQACRQRRNVAGLRTLGLESELELHPAAHWSVWGSYTFNPTRVDAPGDEIDGKLARGAAKHMASATVTFDQPRLATITVEQRYVGARQDDDLNTTPLKRFFVTGVRVSRQIVPQATAYVKVENLFDTRYEVTRSTNGYVEVAMPRWITVGVKSSW